The Synergistaceae bacterium genome window below encodes:
- a CDS encoding alpha-D-glucose phosphate-specific phosphoglucomutase, with amino-acid sequence MDVSPMAGKRADHTMLADIPALVASYYTTNPDPDDPGQLVSFGTSGHRGSSLRGAFNEDHIVAVSAAIVEHRRGAGISGPLYVGKDTHALSEPAFRTAVEVFAAAGVHTVIQSGFGYTPTPVVSRAILQWNERGGSRADGVVITPSHNPPEDGGFKYNPPSGGPADVEITGAVQRRANELLREGIESVARIPFERALKADCVSHEDFVCPYVDDLASVVDMEAIARSGVSIGADPMGGSGVAYWGAIAERYGLNLEVVNPVVDPTFSFMPLDWDGKIRMDCSSAYAMAGLVELKDRYDIAWGNDSDFDRHGIVVPDRGLLPPNGYLSVAVEYLFTHRPGWREDAAVGKTLVSSSLIDRVAREVGRECVEVPVGFKWFVDGLLKGSLGFGGEESAGASFLRRDGMAWSTDKDGIILNLLAAEMLAVTGEHPGQRYDAIASRLGEPYYARIDAPASAERRDLLKNLSPDDVKAETLAGEPITARLTEAPGNGAPIGGLKVMSENGWFAARPSGTEDVYKIYAESFVGEEHLARIQAEARRMVEEVFAASGV; translated from the coding sequence TCAACGAGGATCACATAGTCGCGGTCAGCGCTGCAATAGTCGAGCACAGGAGGGGTGCCGGGATCTCGGGCCCGCTCTACGTCGGCAAGGACACCCACGCCCTGTCTGAGCCCGCGTTCAGGACCGCGGTCGAGGTGTTTGCGGCCGCCGGGGTGCATACGGTGATCCAGAGCGGCTTCGGATATACCCCGACCCCTGTCGTCTCCCGCGCCATACTCCAGTGGAACGAACGGGGGGGGAGCAGGGCGGACGGGGTTGTCATAACTCCGTCGCACAACCCTCCCGAGGACGGCGGCTTCAAGTACAACCCGCCGTCGGGCGGCCCCGCGGATGTGGAGATCACGGGCGCGGTGCAGAGACGGGCCAACGAGCTGCTACGCGAAGGGATAGAGTCCGTGGCAAGGATCCCCTTCGAGAGGGCCCTCAAGGCCGACTGCGTCAGTCACGAGGACTTCGTCTGTCCATACGTGGACGACCTGGCCTCGGTGGTGGACATGGAGGCGATAGCACGCTCCGGCGTCTCGATAGGGGCCGACCCGATGGGTGGCTCCGGGGTGGCCTACTGGGGGGCGATAGCGGAGCGGTACGGGCTGAACCTCGAGGTCGTCAACCCGGTGGTCGACCCGACATTCTCCTTCATGCCGCTGGACTGGGATGGGAAGATAAGGATGGACTGCTCGTCCGCCTACGCGATGGCGGGCCTGGTGGAGCTCAAGGACAGGTACGACATAGCCTGGGGGAACGACTCGGATTTCGACCGCCACGGGATAGTCGTGCCGGACAGGGGGCTTCTCCCCCCCAACGGGTACCTGTCGGTCGCGGTGGAGTACCTGTTTACTCACAGGCCGGGCTGGAGAGAGGATGCGGCGGTGGGCAAGACGCTCGTCTCCAGCTCGCTCATCGATCGGGTCGCGCGCGAGGTCGGGAGAGAGTGCGTCGAGGTCCCGGTGGGGTTCAAGTGGTTCGTCGACGGGCTGCTGAAAGGTTCGCTCGGGTTCGGCGGTGAGGAGAGCGCAGGCGCGTCCTTCCTCCGAAGGGACGGAATGGCGTGGAGCACGGACAAGGATGGCATAATACTAAACCTGTTGGCTGCGGAGATGCTTGCAGTCACCGGGGAGCATCCGGGCCAGAGGTACGACGCGATCGCGTCGCGCCTGGGGGAGCCGTACTACGCCCGAATCGACGCCCCTGCGTCGGCCGAGCGGAGAGACCTGCTCAAGAACCTGTCGCCGGATGACGTGAAGGCCGAGACATTGGCCGGCGAGCCGATAACGGCGAGGCTTACCGAGGCGCCGGGGAACGGCGCGCCGATAGGGGGTCTGAAGGTGATGTCCGAAAACGGCTGGTTCGCCGCCAGGCCGTCCGGGACGGAGGACGTCTACAAGATCTACGCCGAGAGCTTTGTCGGGGAGGAGCATCTTGCCAGGATCCAGGCCGAGGCCCGCAGGATGGTGGAGGAAGTCTTCGCGGCGTCGGGGGTGTAG